One Glycine soja cultivar W05 chromosome 2, ASM419377v2, whole genome shotgun sequence genomic region harbors:
- the LOC114382097 gene encoding 1-(5-phosphoribosyl)-5-[(5-phosphoribosylamino)methylideneamino] imidazole-4-carboxamide isomerase, chloroplastic-like: MRNLAAPHSLGVFIFRPNKPPFLTLPSLSRRSLPSIQCGAVQFRPCIDIHKGKVKQIVGSTLQDLKGSDPVTNFESDKSAAEYATLYKQDGLTGGHVIMLGADPLSKAAALQALHAYPGGLQVGGGINSDNCLSYIEEGASHVIVTSYVFNNGQMDIGRLKDLVQIVGKERLVLDLSCRKKDGKYAIVTDRWQKFSDVFVDPDVMEFLANFADEFLVHGVDVEGKKLGIDEELVALLGKYSTIPVTYAGGVTEMADLERIRTAGMESVNVTMGSALDIFGGNLAYEDVVAWHAQQNAFVV; encoded by the exons ATGCGCAATCTGGCTGCACCTCATTCCTTGGGGGTTTTCATCTTTCGCCCCAATAAGCCTCCTTTTCTCACTCTCCCCTCACTCTCTCGAAGATCTCTCCCTTCCATCCAGTGCGGTGCAGTTCAATTCCGCCCCTGCATCGATATCCACAAAGGGAAAGTGAAGCAAATTGTAGGGTCCACCCTTCAAGACTTGAAAGGCTCCGATCCCGTCACCAATTTTGAGTCTGATAAGTCAGCTGCTGAATACGCCACGCTTTACAAGCAAGATGGACTCACTGGTGGTCACGTCATCATGCTTGGTGCGGATCCTTTGAGCAAAGCTGCTGCCCTTCAAGCATTGCACGCTTATCCCG GCGGTCTGCAAGTCGGAGGGGGAATAAATTCTGACAATTGTTTGAGTTACATTGAGGAAGGAGCAAGCCATGTCATTGTCACTTCT TATGTATTCAATAATGGACAAATGGATATTGGAAGGCTAAAAGATCTTGTTCAAATTGTTGGAAAAGAGAGACTTGTGTTGGATCTCAGTTGCAGAAAAAAG GATGGTAAATATGCAATTGTCACTGATAGATGGCAGAAGTTCAGTGATGTGTTTGTTGATCCTGATGTAATGGAATTTCTTGCCAACTTTGCTGATGAGTTTCTGGTTCATGGTGTTGATGTTGAAGGGAAGAa GTTGGGAATTGATGAAGAGCTTGTGGCTTTGCTTGGCAAATATTCAACG ATTCCTGTTACTTATGCTGGTGGTGTGACTGAAATGGCTGATCTAGAGAGGATAAGAACGGCTGGAATGGAGAGTGTGAATGTTACTATGGGCAGTGCCTTGGATATTTTTGGGGGAAACCTGGCTTACGAAGATGTTGTAGCTTGGCATGCCCAGCAAAATGCCTTTGTAGTTTAA
- the LOC114382073 gene encoding GTPase ERA-like, chloroplastic isoform X1, protein MEKLASSTATVILVPTQHSLFFFPVPAFSTFHRNRTEPLSPLCCKSRHRRLEAFSNKQDQFWVSEEELELELEEGEDSYLDGDDHGDDSSFLSLSDKPDRNMALLDHYEGEELDFEFGPDHRSGYVTLLGKPNVGKSTLANQMLGQKLSIVTDKPQTTRHRILCICSGDDYQMILYDTPGVLQKEMHKLDSMMMKNVRSAAVNADCVLVLVDARKAPEKIDGLLEEGIGDLKDKPPTLLILNKKDLVKPGELAKKLEWYEKLTDVDEVIPVSAKYGQGVEDVKDWILSKLPNGPAYYPKDIVSEHPERFFVAEIVREKIFMQYRNEIPYACQVNVVNYKARPNAKEYIQVEILVEKNSQKIILIGREGKALKLLATAARLDVEDFLQKKVYLEIEVKVRANWRQDEGLLNHYGYGGQIRVI, encoded by the exons ATGGAGAAGCTCGCTTCTTCAACTGCAACTGTTATTCTTGTTCCCACTCAAcactctctcttcttcttccccgTTCCCGCCTTCTCCACCTTCCACCGGAACCGCACCGAACCGCTCTCACCGCTCTGTTGCAAAAGCAGACACCGTCGCCTAGAAGCGTTCTCCAACAAACAGGACCAGTTCTGGGTCAGCGAAGAGGAATTGGAGCTTGAattggaagaaggagaagattcGTATTTGGACGGTGATGATCACGGAGACGACTCATCGTTCTTATCTCTCAGTGACAAGCCCGACAGGAACATGGCCCTGCTCGATCATTACGAGGGCGAGGAGCTCGACTTTGAATTCGGTCCCGACCACCGAAGCG GGTATGTAACGTTACTTGGGAAGCCAAACGTTGGGAAGAGTACACTGGCAAACCAAATGCTTGGCCAAAAGTTGTCAATAGTTACAGATAAACCTCAAACAACAAGGCATCGGATTCTGTGTATATGTTCTGGCGACGATTATCAG ATGATACTTTATGACACACCTGGTGTACTACAGAAGGAAATGCATAAGTTAGACTCAATGATGATGAAAAATGTTCGCAGTGCGGCAGTTAATGCTGACTGTGTATTGGTTCTTGTTGATGCTCGTAAAGCTCCTGAAAAA ATTGATGGACTGTTGGAAGAAGGCATAGGAgacctcaaagataaacctcccaCTCTACTGATTCTAAACAAGAAGGACCTTGTTAAACCTGGTGAACTTGCAAAGAAACTTGAG TGGTATGAGAAATTAACTGATGTTGATGAGGTTATACCAGTAAGTGCCAAATATGGTCAGGGGGTTGAAGATGTAAAGGACTGGATACTGTCAAAGCTTCCCAATGGACCAGCTTATTATCCAAAG GATATTGTCAGTGAGCATCCAGAAAGATTTTTTGTAGCTGAAATTGTTAGAGAAAAGATTTTTATGCAGTATCGAAATGAAATTCCATATGCATGTCAG GTAAATGTTGTAAACTATAAAGCTCGGCCAAATGCAAAAGAATACATACAAGTAGAGATTTTGGTTGAGAAAAACTCACAGAAGATTATCCTTATTGGAAGA GAAGGAAAGGCTTTGAAACTGCTTGCAACAGCTGCCCGCCTTGACGTTGAAGACTTCTTACAGAAGAAAGTTTATCTTGAG ATTGAAGTGAAGGTTAGAGCAAATTGGCGACAAGATGAAGGGCTTCTTAATCACTATGGTTATGGGGGTCAGATACGTGTTATATAA
- the LOC114382062 gene encoding uncharacterized protein LOC114382062, with translation MLSLFHLSSNITEKANAIPRHNNNNILAFVSKALRILELCLALLLLSWILTRLPFALALSAEFLRRLFAFAASPLFVFAVSNAIIAALLAQSRRLSSPHSADALYREFLQTRTAVSEPHAPPSPTPPEPVFHDKQIIADMVQDTPSADAAAAAKYRRSQSEKIKVDAAGKPPRRKQLLRSETEKRSDSSPEILYPQDELSNEEFQRAIEAFIAKQLRFLREEESSAIVVQNPS, from the exons ATGCTCTCTCTGTTTCATCTTTCTTCCAACATAA CTGAGAAGGCCAACGCCATTCCaagacacaacaacaacaatattttGGCCTTCGTTTCCAAAGCCCTTCGCATTCTCGAACTCTGCCTCGCCCTCCTCCTCCTCTCGTGGATCCTCACGCGCCTCCCCTTCGCGCTCGCGCTCTCCGCCGAGTTCCTCCGCCGCCTCTTCGCCTTCGCCGCCAGCCCCCTCTTCGTCTTCGCCGTCTCCAACGCCATCATCGCCGCCCTCCTCGCTCAGTCCCGCCGCCTCTCGTCCCCCCACTCCGCCGACGCACTCTACCGCGAGTTCCTCCAAACGCGCACCGCCGTCTCCGAACCTCACGCGCCGCCGTCACCGACACCGCCGGAGCCCGTGTTCCACGACAAGCAGATCATCGCCGATATGGTGCAGGACACGCCTTCCGCCGACGCCGCGGCTGCCGCGAAGTACCGCCGGAGTCAGTCGGAGAAGATAAAGGTAGACGCTGCCGGAAAGCCGCCGCGCCGAAAACAGCTCCTGCGGTCGGAGACCGAGAAGCGGAGCGACAGCTCGCCGGAAATTTTGTACCCGCAGGATGAGCTCAGCAATGAGGAGTTTCAACGCGCCATAGAAGCTTTCATCGCGAAGCAATTGAGGTTTCTGCGAGAAGAGGAGTCTTCCGCCATTGTTGTTCAGAATCCCTCCTAG
- the LOC114382073 gene encoding GTPase ERA-like, chloroplastic isoform X2, which yields MTLGGYVTLLGKPNVGKSTLANQMLGQKLSIVTDKPQTTRHRILCICSGDDYQMILYDTPGVLQKEMHKLDSMMMKNVRSAAVNADCVLVLVDARKAPEKIDGLLEEGIGDLKDKPPTLLILNKKDLVKPGELAKKLEWYEKLTDVDEVIPVSAKYGQGVEDVKDWILSKLPNGPAYYPKDIVSEHPERFFVAEIVREKIFMQYRNEIPYACQVNVVNYKARPNAKEYIQVEILVEKNSQKIILIGREGKALKLLATAARLDVEDFLQKKVYLEIEVKVRANWRQDEGLLNHYGYGGQIRVI from the exons ATGACTTTGGGAG GGTATGTAACGTTACTTGGGAAGCCAAACGTTGGGAAGAGTACACTGGCAAACCAAATGCTTGGCCAAAAGTTGTCAATAGTTACAGATAAACCTCAAACAACAAGGCATCGGATTCTGTGTATATGTTCTGGCGACGATTATCAG ATGATACTTTATGACACACCTGGTGTACTACAGAAGGAAATGCATAAGTTAGACTCAATGATGATGAAAAATGTTCGCAGTGCGGCAGTTAATGCTGACTGTGTATTGGTTCTTGTTGATGCTCGTAAAGCTCCTGAAAAA ATTGATGGACTGTTGGAAGAAGGCATAGGAgacctcaaagataaacctcccaCTCTACTGATTCTAAACAAGAAGGACCTTGTTAAACCTGGTGAACTTGCAAAGAAACTTGAG TGGTATGAGAAATTAACTGATGTTGATGAGGTTATACCAGTAAGTGCCAAATATGGTCAGGGGGTTGAAGATGTAAAGGACTGGATACTGTCAAAGCTTCCCAATGGACCAGCTTATTATCCAAAG GATATTGTCAGTGAGCATCCAGAAAGATTTTTTGTAGCTGAAATTGTTAGAGAAAAGATTTTTATGCAGTATCGAAATGAAATTCCATATGCATGTCAG GTAAATGTTGTAAACTATAAAGCTCGGCCAAATGCAAAAGAATACATACAAGTAGAGATTTTGGTTGAGAAAAACTCACAGAAGATTATCCTTATTGGAAGA GAAGGAAAGGCTTTGAAACTGCTTGCAACAGCTGCCCGCCTTGACGTTGAAGACTTCTTACAGAAGAAAGTTTATCTTGAG ATTGAAGTGAAGGTTAGAGCAAATTGGCGACAAGATGAAGGGCTTCTTAATCACTATGGTTATGGGGGTCAGATACGTGTTATATAA